A stretch of DNA from Yoonia sp. BS5-3:
GAAGAACTGGCGACGCTGCGCGCCTTGCTTGAGCCTGAGCTGGCATCACGGGCACTGCCCCGGGCGCATTTTGCGCTGATCGACAGGCTTGATGCGATCAATCAGGGTGTCAGTCAGATGATCGCACGACATGATGCAACCGGCTATATTCGGATGAATTTGGAATTTCACCGCACCCTTTATTTGCGGGCGCAGGCGCCTGCGATGCTGGCGATGGCCGAAACGGTTTGGCTACAACTCGGGCCCACGATGCGGGCGCTGTATGGGCGCCTCAACCGGACAGAGCCGCCTTATCATCACAAGTTGATCCTTGGCGCGCTTAAGGCGGGGGATGAGCCGGGCTTGCGGCTGGCTGTGCGGACGGATGCGACCAAAGGTCTGCGGATGCTCAAAGGGTAGCGGGGTATTTTTCCAAATCATCCATTGCCGTGCTGAGAACGCGGCGGAAATCTTCGGCGGGCATGCCCAAACCATGCGCCAGATTTGTCGCAAAGTGATATTGGCCATTTTGCATCCGACCGCTGGCCATGGCCACATAAAGGACACCCTGCATCATGGTGTCTTTTTCCCGATCGCGCAGGCCTTTGCCAAGGTCGATATAATCCTCGGGCAGCAAATTCGGATCAAGATGATCGGCCACCCGAACGACATCAGATGTTTGATAGTTCCGCCGGGTCAATCGGCGCGCAGCATTGTTGACAACCGCTAGCTCGCCCGACGCCATCACACCGCTGGCACTGCCCGCATGGCACATTGCCATCAATATCCGGGACGAGGCTTTGCTGCGCAACGGCGCGCGCAAGTCATAGCCCAGCAGTGATTTAATCCGCCGAATGATGACAGCGATTAAGCTAAGCCCAATTGCGACCCAAAGCCCATAGTTGCGTACATTGCGCTCAAGGCTGTTGCGGGCCCGCGCGGGCAGATCAGCAGGCACCAGCTCTAGCGACTGGGCTGTGATCATCTGTTCTTCCGTGAAGCCGCGCGCGATCGTGTTGCAGCCATCGCCAGACAGGACGTAGCCCTGTACATCGCTTACCATTGTCAGGCCGAGAATTTTGAAATCGCGAGTGGCATAGCAAAGCGACATGCTGTTGCTGGGGCCATCGGGAATCGCCGTTTCGGCCACGAATTCCAAGCCATCATAATATCCGGTATCGTTTGAATATGCATATGCTTGGCTACCAAAGAGGAAGGCCAAAAACGCTGCAAAAATGACTTGTTTCATCTGCTTCTCAGATCGTTTTACTCAGTACTGGACTATGTAATTCTAAAAATGTGGCGCACTTATGTTTGACTGGGACCTTGTCTGCGGCAATTTAATTAATTGGTCATCATTGTCCGCATGGAGGCAACAGAAAGTGGGTTAATGACCAATTTATTAACTAACTGTGGGGGATAGCGAAACAAAAATCGGACTTGTCAGCGGTTTTTGTTGTTGTGCGGCGTTTGCTATAAACTGCAGATGCGTTTCGCCATGACCAATTAGGTGACAGCGAAACGCGTTGATGGGATAACTTAGGCGTGGATTGCGCCATCGCCGCAAGCCAAAGCGGCTTCGCGCACCGCCTCAGAATAGGTCGGGTGCGCGTGGCAGGTGCGCGCCAGATCCTCGGCCGCAGCGCCGAACTCCATCGCGACGCAAATCTCATGGATCAGATCGCCTGCCATCGGCCCGATGATATGCGCCCCAAGGACCCGATCTGTTGCGGCGTCTACTAGGATTTTCACGAAACCGTCGGCTGCGAAATTGGCCTTGGCCCGCGCGTTCCCCATGAACGGAAACTTCCCGACTTTATAGGCACGCCCTTGTTTTTTCAGGGATTCTTCGGTCTCGCCGACATTGCCCACCTCGGGGTGTGTATAGATCACGCCGGGGATGACGCCGTAGTTTACGTGCGGATGCTGGCCGGCAATGCCTTCGGCGCAGGCCATGCCTTCGTCTTCGGCTTTATGGGCCAGCATCGGCCCGTCGATGGCGTCGCCGATGGCGTAGATACCAGAGACGTTGGTGGCGTAGCGGTCATTGGTTTTGATCTGGCCGCGCTCTGAAATTTCGACGCCAAGGGCCTCAAGCCCCAGACCATCGGTGTAGGGCTTGCGGCCTGTGGCGACCAGAACGGTATCAGCGACAACCTCATGTTCGCTGTCGTCTTTGCGCAGTTTGTAGGTCACTGTGGCCTTACCGCCCTTGACAGATGTGCCCTGCACGGCGGCGCCGAGGGTGAATTTAAGCCCTTGCTTTGTAAGCATTTTCTGGAACTGACGGGCAATCTCGGCGTCCATGCCAGGGGTGATGGCGTCAAGGAATTCGATCACCTGCACTTCGGCCCCCAAACGTGCGTAGACTGAACCCAGCTCAAGCCCGATGACACCCGCGCCGATCACGACCAACTTTTTGGGAACCTTGGGCAATTCCAGCGCGCCGGTCGAGGTGACAACGGTTTTCTCATCGACCTCAACACCGGGCAATGAGGACGCCTCGGACCCCGAGGCGATGATGATGTGCTTTGCCTCATGGACCTCATCACCGACCTTGACTTTGCCTGCTTCAGGGATGGACCCCCAGCCTTTCAACCAGTCTACCTTGTTCTTTTTGAACAGAAATTCGATGCCGCCGGTGTTCTGCGAAATCGTATCGGATTTATAGGCCAGCATCTGTTTCCAATCCACAGAAGGGGCTTTGCCCTTCAGGCCCATGGTCGCAAAATTATGCTCGGCCTCATGCAGCATATGGCTGGCATGCAGCAGGGCCTTGGAGGGGATGCAGCCCACGTTCAGGCAGGTGCCGCCAAGGGTTTCACGGCCTTCGACGCAGGCCACTTTCATGCCCAGTTGGGCGCAGCGGATGGCTGCGACATAGCCGCCGGGGCCGGCTCCGATTACGATGACGTCATAGCTGGACATGGGGTCTCCTTCGCGGTGCAAGACGTGGTACAGATTGCGTACAGAACCTGTACATACACAGGGGTTAAATCAGCGCTGATAGTATCATCAGCATGGTTGAGAGAAACCCCACAAACCAGATCAGCGACCGCCATGGGGCGAGGCCGAAATAGTAGGCGGGGACATAAAGGATGCGGGCGCAGAGGTAAGTCCAAGCGCAGATGGCGGAAAAGCCGGTGCCCTTGTCGGCAAGCGATATGATGACAACGGCGATGGTGTACAGGATCAGCGCCTCAAAATGGTTGTTCAGAGCGCGGTAAAGGCGGCCGGTCTTGTCCGACAAAAGCTCAACCATTGGTTTGCCAAGACGGCTGGCATCGCGGGGCGACATCGTCTTGCCGGGTCCCAATTCGATATTGGCCGGGATCGCCATCAGGCAGAATTGGAGCCCTTGTAGCAAAGCAGCCAGCCCCAACACGGTGAGTTCGGTTGTCATGGCGTTGCCTTTATGAGGTCCCGGGTCAAGCCCGGGACGGAGGTCCAGTTTGGCATGGCTTATTCCTCTATCCGGATCGGGGTGCCATTGGGTACCAGCGACCAAATTTCGCGCATTTCTGCATTGGTGACCGCAATGCACCCGTTTGTCCAATCAACCCGGCGCTGGAGCGCGCCGAGCCAACCCCAGCCGTTCAGGATTCCGTGGATCATGATGTTCCCACCGGGCGAGACGCCGCGTGCCTCTGCCTGGGTGGTGTCATTTGCATTGGGGTATGAGATGTGTAGCGACAGATGCGCGATGGAGTTTTCGTTGCGCCAGTCGATGGTGTAGTCACCAGTCGGTGTCCGTTCGTCGCCTTCCTGGGTTTTATGCCCTTCCGGATTGCCGCCCATTGAAATGTCGTAGGTGCGTATGACTTCACCGTTCCGCAACAACACCAGTGCGCGGTCGCTTTTGTCCACAAAGACCATGTCAGCCTGCTGCTCCATTGGGGCCATCGGGGGCGGGGTGCCGGAGCCTTTGCGCAGCATGACTTGGGTGTAGCCTGCGGTGCCGAGGCCGAGGAGGAGCAGGAGGGCGAGAGGTTTGAGGAGGCGGGTCATGGCGCCCACAACAGTCGACGAAGTGTTTCGAAAATACAGCCTGCCGTAAGAATTAGCCCCATAACGCCATATATCCAAATTGTGTCCATCTGCCTCGGAAAGTCAAATAATTCAAATGCTGCAGGGAGCGCGATGGCGAGCGCGATAAACCATGAGTTAAGTAGCTTGAACCTATTTAGGTGAACAGCGAACATGAATGTCAGTAGCGGACCCGTTGTCATAGCGATCACCCCTGCTATGGGAATAACAGCATGAATGAGGACATTTTTCGGCGTCCTGATCGATGTCGTTTCTTCTCCGAGGGGTAGGAATGGCCAAGTAACGACGGCTAGTATCACTGAGAAAAGCAGAATTTCACCAACGAGCTCTTTCCAGCCAATTGAGGGTATCTGTACTTTTTGATCAGTCATTGCGCATCATGGCTCTTGTTCCGCCCGGCATTGCCGGGCAGCGCCCGGACCTCCCCCATGGGGAGGGCGCTTCGCACCCACCCCGAGGTCCGAGCGCTGCCCTATGTTGTTACAAATCCATCAACAACCGCCGTGGATCCTCGAGCGCTTCTTTCACCCGTACGAGGAATGTCACCGCACCCTTGCCGTCGACGATCCGGTGGTCGTAGGACAGCGCCAGGTACATCATGGGCCGGATCACGACCTGGCCGCCGATGGCCATGGGCCGGTCCTGGATTTTATGCATGCCGAGGATGCCCGACTGCGGGGGGTTCAGGATGGGGGACGACATGAGCGAGCCGTAGACGCCGCCGTTGGAGATGGTGAAGGTGCCGCCTTGCATTTCGGCCATGCTCAGCTTGCCGTCGCGCGCTTTGGCGCCTTTTTCGGCAATCGCCTTTTCGATGGCCGCAAAGGACATCTGGTCGGCGTCATTGATCACAGGCACCACAAGGCCAGTGGGTGTGCCGGCGGCGATGCCCATATTGACGTAGTTTTTATAGACGATGTCTGTGCCGTCGATTTCGGCGTTCACCTCGGGCACTTCGTTGAGCGCATGCACGCAGGCCTTGGTGAAGAAGGACATGAAGCCCAGTTTCACGCCGTGCTTTTTCAGGAACAGGTCTTTGTATTCATTGCGCAGGGCCATGACCTCGGTCATGTCGACCTCGTTATAGGTGGTCAGCATGGCCGCTGTATTCTGGCTGTCTTTCAGACGCTTGGCGATGGTCTGGCGCAGGCGGGTCATCTTGACCCGCTCTTCGCGGTCGGCCTGATCGGCGGCCACAGGTGCGCGCGGGGCAGCGGCCGGAGCCGGGGCAGGGGCTGCGATGGCGTTCAACACGTCCTCTTTCATCACGCGCCCGTCTTTGCCCGTGCCAGTGACGTCGGTCAGGTTGTTTTCGGCCATCAGTTTCTTGGCGGATGGGGCGTCTTCGACATCCTTTGCGGCCGCTGCGGGGGCAGGGGCGGCTTCGGCTTTGGGTTCTTCTTTCTTGGCAGGGGCCGGGGCGGCGTCGCCTTCGGCGATTTGTGCCAGCAGCGCGTCAACGCCAACGGTTTCGCCTTCGGCGGCGACGATTTCAGACAGGGTGCCAGCGACGGGGCTGGGGACCTCAACCGTGACCTTGTCAGTTTCCAGCTCGCAGAGCATTTCATCAACCGCCACGGCATCGCCGGGCTGTTTGAACCATGTGGCCACGGTGGCTTCGGTCACGGATTCGCCAAGGGTCGGGACGCGGACTTCGGTACTCATGTTCTTATCCTTTGATCGTCAGCGCGTCATTCACGAGCGCTTCTTGTTCTGATTTGTGTTTGCTGGCCAGGCCTGTTGCGGGCGAGGCCGCGGCGGCGCGTCCGGCGTATGTCGGCCGCGCGTGTTTGGCGTTGATCCGTGTGAGGACCCATTCGATGTTGGGTTCGATAAAGCTCCAAGCGCCCTGGTTGCGCGGTTCTTCCTGACACCAGACCATTTCGGCCTGTTTGAACCGTTCAAGTTCCTTGACCGCCGATTGCGCGGGGAAGGGGTAGAACTGTTCAAATCGCAGCAGGTAGACGTCATCGATGCCGCGCTTGTCGCGTTCTTCGAGCAGATCGTAGTAGACCTTGCCCGAGCACATGACGACCTTTTTGATTTTGTCATCGGCCACCAGTTTGGTGTCGGAATTGCCTTGTTGCGCATCATCCCACAGCACCCGGTGGAAGGAGGACCCGGTGGTGAATTCCTCTTTCTTGGAGACCGCCAGTTTGTGCCGTAGCAGCGATTTGGGCGTCATCAGGATCAGCGGTTTGCGGAAGGTCCGATGCAGCTGACGCCGCAGCAGGTGGAAATAGTTCGCAGGTGTTGTGCAGTTGGCCACGATCCAGTTGTCGCCGCCGCACATGGTCAGGAACCGTTCCAGACGTGCGCTGGAATGCTCGGGCCCTTGCCCTTCGTAGCCATGGGGCAGCAGGCAGACGAGGCCGGACATGCGCAGCCATTTGCTTTCGCCTGAGCTGATGAACTGGTCGAACATGATCTGCGCGCCATTGGCGAAATCGCCGAATTGCGCTTCCCAGAGCGTCAGCGCGTTGGGTTCGGCCAGCGAGTAGCCATATTCAAAGCCCAGCACCGCATATTCGGACAGCATCGAGTCGATGACTTCATACTGCGCCTGTCCCTCGCGGACGTGGTTCAGCGGGTAGTACCGGTCTTCGTTGTCCTGGTTAATCAGGCCTGAGTGCCGGTGGCTGAATGTGCCGCGTGTGCAATCCTGGCCGGACAGGCGGACCGGGTAGCCTTCGGTCAGCAAGGAGCCGAAGGCGAGTGCTTCGCCGGTGGCCCAATCGATGCCGGTGCCGGTTTCGAACATCTTGGCTTTCGCGTCCAGAAGACGCCCGACGGTTTTGTGCAGCGGGAAGTTTTCAGGGGCTGTCGCCAGCGCCTTGCCCACGTCATCAAAGGTCTTTTCGTCAATGGCGGTGACGCCACGCTGGTAGTCTTCTTTGCGGTTTTCCAGGTGGGACCACTTGCCATCAAGCCAGTCGGCTTTGTTTGGCTTATAAACCTTACCGGCCTCGAACTCTTCATTCAGCTGCGACTGGAAGGCCGCCTTCATATCTTCGATTTCGCCTTCCGGGATAAGCCCATCCTTGACCAGCCGTTCGGTATACAGCGTCAGTGTGGTCTTTTGCTTTTTGATCTTCTTGTACATCAGCGGGTTGGTGAACATCGGCTCATCGCCTTCGTTATGCCCAAACCGGCGGTAGCAGATGATGTCCAGCACCACGTCTTTGTGGAATTTCTGGCGGAATTCGGTGGCCACCCGGGCGGCATGCACAACCGCCTCTGGATCGTCGCCGTTCACATGGAAGATCGGTGCCTCGACCATCAGCGCGATGTCGGTCGGATAGGGGCTGGAGCGGCTGAAATGCGGCGCAGTTGTGAACCCGATCTGGTTGTTCACCACGATGTGCATCGTCCCGCCAGTCTTGTGTCCCTTGAGCCCCGACAGGCCGAACCCTTCGGCGACGACGCCCTGACCGGCAAAAGCCGCGTCACCATGTAGGAGGATCCCCATGACCTTTGTCCGGTCTTCATCGTTGATCTGGTCCTGTTTAGCGCGGACCTTACCCAGAACAACGGGATTCACCGCCTCAAGGTGGGAGGGGTTCGCGGTCAGCGACAGGTGCACACTGTTGCCGTCAAAGGCCCGGTCAGAGGACGCACCGAGGTGATATTTCACATCGCCAGAGCCATCGACATCTTCGGGCTTGAACGATCCACCCTGGAATTCGTTAAAGATCGCCCGATAGGGTTTTTCCATCACGTTGGCGAGCACCGACAGACGCCCCCGGTGGGGCATGCCGATAACGATATCCTCAAGCCCCAACTGGCCGCCGCGCTTGATGATTTGTTCCATCGCGGGGATCAGGCTTTCGCCGCCATCAAGGCCAAAGCGCTTGGTACCCATGTATTTAACATGCAGGAATTTCTCGAAACCCTCAGCCTCGACCAGGCTGTTCAGGATCGCCTTGCGCCCTTCTTTGGTAAAGGCGATTTCCTTGCCATAGCCTTCGATCCGCTCTTTCAGCCAGCCGGCCTCTTCCGGGTCAGAGATATGCATATATTGCAGCGCGAAGGTGCCGCAGTAGGTACGGCGGACGATGGCGAGGATCTCGGTCATCGTGGCCATTTCCAGGCCCAGCACATTGTCGATAAAGATCGGACGGTTCATGTCCGCATCGGTGAAACCGTAGGATTTTGGGTCAAGTTCCGGGTGCGGCGTGTTTTCCCGCATCTCCAGCGGATCAAGATCGGCGATCAGATGCCCCCGGATCCGGTAGGCGCGGATGATCATCAACGCGCGGATGCTGTCCAGGACAGCGGCGCGCACCTGATCTTCGCTGAGATCAACGCCTTTGGCGGCGGCTTTGTCCTTGATCTTTTTGCCTGCAGCTTCGGGTTCGGCAGGCCATTGCCCGTCAAGTGCTGCTGTCAGGTCATCGTTCGGCACCGGTGGCCAATCCATGCGCCCCCATGATGGGCCTGCGGCCTCCGCCTTGGCCTCCGTTGGCGCATCGCCCAAGGACCTGAAGAAGGCTTGCCAGCTTTCGTCAACCGCATTTGGGTTGTCGGCATAGCGGGCGTAGAGCTGTTCGACATACTCGGCGTTATGGCCTTGCAGGAAGGAAGATGCATGGAGGATGTCGTTTGGGGAGTGATCGTTCATGAGGGGACCTCATTAGGGTTAGGGCCGTATTTGTTAGTACTGGGATCTGATGGACGGCGTAGGAAAACGACCAACGCCATAAGCACAAATGAAAAAAGCGAATATCCTGCAATCAGTGTTGCTAGGGTCGGCATGCTCGCTGCAACGTTACCCGATTGATATGTGTCGATAAGTTTGGGAATTTCCGCTTCGCTAAATCGTGCGATCTGCATTGTCACTGCGATTATCGCAAAAGGTACAAACACCAACCAGCCCGGTTTTCCAACATCTTGTATTCTTCGATAAGCTGCTGCGAAGAGTGGTATCGCAAATAGCATTGCAGCTGTGATGTAAGACACGTCCATTTCGGAAGCACCGGTAATTTCAAGACCAAGTAGAGCAACTACCATAAATCCATAAAACCACCAAAATTCAGACCGTGAGGCGCGGCCTTTGAATTGGAATGACCTGGCAAGGCAAGTCTT
This window harbors:
- a CDS encoding GntR family transcriptional regulator; translation: MMIQPRPIDPSSAAHERVYRALRTRIMHGEIEPGTALTLRGIGETYEVSMTPAREAVRRLVAEGALFLSSSGRVSTPELSNDRIEELATLRALLEPELASRALPRAHFALIDRLDAINQGVSQMIARHDATGYIRMNLEFHRTLYLRAQAPAMLAMAETVWLQLGPTMRALYGRLNRTEPPYHHKLILGALKAGDEPGLRLAVRTDATKGLRMLKG
- a CDS encoding TerB family tellurite resistance protein, which encodes MKQVIFAAFLAFLFGSQAYAYSNDTGYYDGLEFVAETAIPDGPSNSMSLCYATRDFKILGLTMVSDVQGYVLSGDGCNTIARGFTEEQMITAQSLELVPADLPARARNSLERNVRNYGLWVAIGLSLIAVIIRRIKSLLGYDLRAPLRSKASSRILMAMCHAGSASGVMASGELAVVNNAARRLTRRNYQTSDVVRVADHLDPNLLPEDYIDLGKGLRDREKDTMMQGVLYVAMASGRMQNGQYHFATNLAHGLGMPAEDFRRVLSTAMDDLEKYPATL
- the lpdA gene encoding dihydrolipoyl dehydrogenase, whose translation is MSSYDVIVIGAGPGGYVAAIRCAQLGMKVACVEGRETLGGTCLNVGCIPSKALLHASHMLHEAEHNFATMGLKGKAPSVDWKQMLAYKSDTISQNTGGIEFLFKKNKVDWLKGWGSIPEAGKVKVGDEVHEAKHIIIASGSEASSLPGVEVDEKTVVTSTGALELPKVPKKLVVIGAGVIGLELGSVYARLGAEVQVIEFLDAITPGMDAEIARQFQKMLTKQGLKFTLGAAVQGTSVKGGKATVTYKLRKDDSEHEVVADTVLVATGRKPYTDGLGLEALGVEISERGQIKTNDRYATNVSGIYAIGDAIDGPMLAHKAEDEGMACAEGIAGQHPHVNYGVIPGVIYTHPEVGNVGETEESLKKQGRAYKVGKFPFMGNARAKANFAADGFVKILVDAATDRVLGAHIIGPMAGDLIHEICVAMEFGAAAEDLARTCHAHPTYSEAVREAALACGDGAIHA
- a CDS encoding MAPEG family protein, whose amino-acid sequence is MTTELTVLGLAALLQGLQFCLMAIPANIELGPGKTMSPRDASRLGKPMVELLSDKTGRLYRALNNHFEALILYTIAVVIISLADKGTGFSAICAWTYLCARILYVPAYYFGLAPWRSLIWFVGFLSTMLMILSALI
- a CDS encoding L,D-transpeptidase family protein produces the protein MTRLLKPLALLLLLGLGTAGYTQVMLRKGSGTPPPMAPMEQQADMVFVDKSDRALVLLRNGEVIRTYDISMGGNPEGHKTQEGDERTPTGDYTIDWRNENSIAHLSLHISYPNANDTTQAEARGVSPGGNIMIHGILNGWGWLGALQRRVDWTNGCIAVTNAEMREIWSLVPNGTPIRIEE
- the odhB gene encoding 2-oxoglutarate dehydrogenase complex dihydrolipoyllysine-residue succinyltransferase, translated to MSTEVRVPTLGESVTEATVATWFKQPGDAVAVDEMLCELETDKVTVEVPSPVAGTLSEIVAAEGETVGVDALLAQIAEGDAAPAPAKKEEPKAEAAPAPAAAAKDVEDAPSAKKLMAENNLTDVTGTGKDGRVMKEDVLNAIAAPAPAPAAAPRAPVAADQADREERVKMTRLRQTIAKRLKDSQNTAAMLTTYNEVDMTEVMALRNEYKDLFLKKHGVKLGFMSFFTKACVHALNEVPEVNAEIDGTDIVYKNYVNMGIAAGTPTGLVVPVINDADQMSFAAIEKAIAEKGAKARDGKLSMAEMQGGTFTISNGGVYGSLMSSPILNPPQSGILGMHKIQDRPMAIGGQVVIRPMMYLALSYDHRIVDGKGAVTFLVRVKEALEDPRRLLMDL
- a CDS encoding 2-oxoglutarate dehydrogenase E1 component, whose protein sequence is MNDHSPNDILHASSFLQGHNAEYVEQLYARYADNPNAVDESWQAFFRSLGDAPTEAKAEAAGPSWGRMDWPPVPNDDLTAALDGQWPAEPEAAGKKIKDKAAAKGVDLSEDQVRAAVLDSIRALMIIRAYRIRGHLIADLDPLEMRENTPHPELDPKSYGFTDADMNRPIFIDNVLGLEMATMTEILAIVRRTYCGTFALQYMHISDPEEAGWLKERIEGYGKEIAFTKEGRKAILNSLVEAEGFEKFLHVKYMGTKRFGLDGGESLIPAMEQIIKRGGQLGLEDIVIGMPHRGRLSVLANVMEKPYRAIFNEFQGGSFKPEDVDGSGDVKYHLGASSDRAFDGNSVHLSLTANPSHLEAVNPVVLGKVRAKQDQINDEDRTKVMGILLHGDAAFAGQGVVAEGFGLSGLKGHKTGGTMHIVVNNQIGFTTAPHFSRSSPYPTDIALMVEAPIFHVNGDDPEAVVHAARVATEFRQKFHKDVVLDIICYRRFGHNEGDEPMFTNPLMYKKIKKQKTTLTLYTERLVKDGLIPEGEIEDMKAAFQSQLNEEFEAGKVYKPNKADWLDGKWSHLENRKEDYQRGVTAIDEKTFDDVGKALATAPENFPLHKTVGRLLDAKAKMFETGTGIDWATGEALAFGSLLTEGYPVRLSGQDCTRGTFSHRHSGLINQDNEDRYYPLNHVREGQAQYEVIDSMLSEYAVLGFEYGYSLAEPNALTLWEAQFGDFANGAQIMFDQFISSGESKWLRMSGLVCLLPHGYEGQGPEHSSARLERFLTMCGGDNWIVANCTTPANYFHLLRRQLHRTFRKPLILMTPKSLLRHKLAVSKKEEFTTGSSFHRVLWDDAQQGNSDTKLVADDKIKKVVMCSGKVYYDLLEERDKRGIDDVYLLRFEQFYPFPAQSAVKELERFKQAEMVWCQEEPRNQGAWSFIEPNIEWVLTRINAKHARPTYAGRAAAASPATGLASKHKSEQEALVNDALTIKG
- a CDS encoding DUF805 domain-containing protein, translating into MGPAQSIKTCLARSFQFKGRASRSEFWWFYGFMVVALLGLEITGASEMDVSYITAAMLFAIPLFAAAYRRIQDVGKPGWLVFVPFAIIAVTMQIARFSEAEIPKLIDTYQSGNVAASMPTLATLIAGYSLFSFVLMALVVFLRRPSDPSTNKYGPNPNEVPS